The following coding sequences are from one Streptomyces venezuelae window:
- a CDS encoding M14 family zinc carboxypeptidase has product MAVQHYPSVPELVLSARQLAAHRPELASLREVGASRAGRPLHLLSIGHRPRAVLVVAGAHANEPAGGSTLLHLAERALRDPRLRGDTSWHFLLCADPDGASLHRTPAPRTLLDYHRHFFRPAGPEQPEWSPSVLPPDRLPPETRALTAVIDELRPYLQVSLHGTDLGGSWIQLTKDIPGLAEPFVKSAAELHIPVETGASDAAGWPVSGPGVHVLPRPGTDAAYPSLPEDARRTTWHRPHRYGGRTAIIEVPMWASDLVDDPQTHPTPTLAMRALAGRLRRDARLVEDILADALPRLSGNGADGGPDGPLLRAARWALALVPGLADDWRRLPPAGTSRAYIGSVDAFGRRLPLRAAAMLLRVLDEAGDRAAPRLEVLVAQWSEAFAERFRARWVPLEHQVEHQSRTTVAAARYARVQADGDRGTG; this is encoded by the coding sequence CTGGCGGTGCAGCACTATCCGAGCGTTCCTGAACTCGTCCTTTCCGCTCGACAGTTGGCAGCACACCGTCCCGAACTGGCCTCCCTGCGCGAAGTGGGTGCCTCGCGCGCGGGACGGCCCCTGCACCTGCTCTCCATAGGGCACCGGCCACGCGCCGTCCTCGTCGTCGCGGGCGCGCACGCCAATGAACCGGCCGGCGGGTCCACGCTGCTGCACCTCGCGGAACGGGCCCTGCGCGATCCGCGGCTGCGCGGTGACACGTCGTGGCACTTCCTGCTCTGCGCGGATCCGGACGGCGCGAGCCTGCACCGCACGCCCGCCCCGCGCACCCTCCTCGACTACCACCGGCACTTCTTCCGCCCGGCGGGACCCGAGCAGCCGGAGTGGTCGCCCTCCGTCCTGCCGCCGGACCGGCTGCCGCCGGAGACCCGCGCCCTGACCGCCGTCATCGATGAACTGCGCCCCTACTTGCAGGTGTCGTTGCACGGCACCGACCTGGGCGGCAGCTGGATACAGCTCACGAAGGACATCCCCGGCCTCGCCGAACCCTTCGTCAAGTCCGCTGCGGAACTGCACATTCCGGTGGAGACGGGGGCGTCGGACGCCGCCGGCTGGCCGGTCTCGGGGCCGGGCGTCCACGTGCTGCCGCGCCCCGGCACGGACGCGGCGTACCCGAGCCTGCCCGAGGACGCCCGGCGCACCACCTGGCACCGCCCCCACCGCTACGGCGGACGGACGGCGATCATCGAGGTCCCCATGTGGGCCAGCGACCTGGTCGACGACCCGCAGACGCATCCGACGCCCACGCTGGCGATGCGGGCCCTCGCGGGCCGCCTGCGGCGCGACGCACGGCTCGTGGAGGACATCCTGGCCGACGCCCTGCCGCGGCTGTCCGGGAACGGCGCGGACGGCGGCCCGGACGGGCCGCTGCTGCGGGCCGCGCGGTGGGCGCTCGCACTGGTGCCGGGCCTCGCCGACGACTGGCGGCGGCTGCCGCCCGCGGGGACGTCACGTGCGTATATCGGGAGCGTCGACGCCTTCGGCAGGCGCCTGCCGCTGCGGGCGGCGGCGATGCTGCTGCGGGTCCTGGACGAGGCGGGCGACCGGGCGGCGCCGCGGCTGGAGGTGCTCGTGGCGCAGTGGAGCGAAGCGTTCGCCGAACGGTTCAGGGCTCGTTGGGTTCCGCTGGAGCACCAGGTGGAGCACCAGTCGCGCACGACGGTCGCGGCGGCGCGGTACGCGCGCGTGCAGGCCGATGGCGACCGCGGGACGGGCTGA
- the treZ gene encoding malto-oligosyltrehalose trehalohydrolase produces MRFEVWAPEAERVVLECAGTTRALERDGDRAGWWTGEAAAEDGTRYGFSVDGGPVLPDPRSRRQPEGPDGLSAVVDHDRYAWRTPWAGRGVRDAVLYELHVGTYTREGTLDAAADRLGHLAELGVTHVELMPLCPFPGRYGWGYEGVSLWAVHEPYGGPEALKRFVDAAHAHGLGVVLDVVHNHLGPSGNYLPAFGPYFTETHQTPWGAAVNLDAPGSDEVRAYLIGSALAWLRDYRIDGLRLDAVHALVDTRACHFLEELSVAVDSLAAELDRPLSLIAESDLGDPRIVTPRARGGLGLQAQWNDDFHHALHTALTGEAQGYYEDFARAPLTALAKTLTHGFFHDGTYSTFRGRAHGRPVDRARTPAYRFLGYAQTHDQIGNRALGDRLSASLSPGLLACAAALTLTSPFTPMLFMGEEWGATTPWQFFTDHTDPELAEAVRRGRRREFAAHGWAEEDIPDPQDHGTRDRSCLDWSEPAKGHHARLLAWHRDLIALRRARGDLTDPDLAAVRVAYDEEARWFAFRRGDLRIAVNLGKKPVTVPLDGRHARVLAAWEPVETPGADGVVRLPGESCVILATA; encoded by the coding sequence GTGAGGTTCGAAGTGTGGGCGCCGGAGGCCGAGCGGGTCGTACTGGAGTGTGCGGGAACCACGCGCGCGCTGGAGCGTGACGGGGACCGCGCGGGATGGTGGACGGGGGAGGCGGCGGCCGAGGACGGCACCCGTTACGGCTTCTCGGTGGACGGGGGCCCGGTCCTGCCGGACCCGCGCTCGCGCCGCCAGCCTGAGGGGCCCGACGGGCTCAGCGCGGTCGTCGACCACGACCGGTACGCGTGGCGCACGCCGTGGGCGGGGCGCGGGGTGCGGGACGCGGTCCTGTACGAGTTGCACGTGGGGACGTACACGCGCGAAGGGACCCTCGACGCGGCGGCGGACCGGCTCGGGCACCTCGCGGAGCTGGGCGTCACGCATGTCGAGCTGATGCCGCTGTGCCCCTTCCCCGGGCGGTACGGCTGGGGGTACGAGGGGGTGTCTCTCTGGGCGGTGCACGAGCCCTATGGCGGACCCGAGGCGCTGAAACGATTTGTCGACGCAGCGCACGCGCACGGCCTCGGTGTCGTCCTGGACGTCGTCCACAACCACCTCGGCCCGTCCGGCAACTACCTGCCCGCGTTCGGCCCGTACTTCACCGAGACGCACCAGACACCGTGGGGCGCCGCCGTCAACCTGGACGCGCCGGGATCGGACGAGGTGCGCGCGTACCTGATCGGCAGCGCCCTGGCCTGGCTGCGCGACTACCGCATCGACGGCCTCCGACTCGACGCGGTGCACGCGCTGGTCGACACGCGCGCGTGCCACTTCCTGGAAGAACTCTCCGTCGCCGTGGACTCCTTGGCCGCCGAACTCGACCGGCCGCTCTCGCTGATCGCCGAGTCGGACCTGGGCGACCCGCGCATCGTCACCCCGCGCGCGCGGGGCGGACTCGGCCTCCAGGCGCAGTGGAACGACGACTTCCACCACGCGCTGCACACCGCCCTCACGGGTGAGGCGCAGGGCTACTACGAAGACTTCGCGCGCGCCCCGCTGACCGCGCTCGCCAAGACACTGACGCACGGCTTCTTCCACGACGGGACGTACTCGACGTTCCGCGGCCGTGCCCACGGACGCCCGGTGGACCGCGCGCGGACCCCCGCGTACCGCTTCCTCGGCTACGCGCAGACCCACGACCAGATCGGCAACCGCGCCCTGGGCGACCGCCTTTCGGCCTCCCTCTCCCCCGGCCTGCTCGCCTGCGCCGCCGCGCTCACCCTGACCAGCCCGTTCACGCCGATGCTGTTCATGGGTGAGGAGTGGGGCGCCACGACTCCCTGGCAGTTCTTCACCGACCACACGGACCCCGAGCTCGCCGAGGCCGTGCGCCGGGGTAGGCGGCGGGAGTTCGCCGCGCACGGGTGGGCCGAGGAGGACATCCCCGACCCGCAGGACCACGGGACGCGCGACCGCTCGTGCCTGGACTGGTCCGAACCCGCGAAGGGCCACCACGCGCGGCTCCTCGCCTGGCACCGGGACCTGATCGCCCTGCGCCGCGCCCGCGGCGACCTGACCGACCCCGATCTGGCCGCCGTGCGCGTCGCGTACGACGAAGAGGCCCGCTGGTTCGCGTTCCGGCGCGGGGATCTGCGGATCGCCGTGAACCTCGGCAAGAAGCCCGTCACCGTGCCGCTGGACGGGCGCCACGCGCGCGTGCTCGCCGCGTGGGAGCCGGTCGAGACGCCGGGCGCGGACGGAGTGGTGCGGCTGCCGGGCGAATCGTGCGTGATCCTGGCGACGGCGTGA
- a CDS encoding DUF1707 and FHA domain-containing protein → MTSSFEFSTYPARVTDAERDRALDALKEGAAVGRLSHDTFLRRMELVLAARRPDELAALTDDLRTENRWSRMVLGGVGAVSGFTMKLRRAWQAERLPKLLLPSPDSAFPLRIGRDPANGLRLSHDTVSRVHAELRRQGGVWVLRDLGSTNGTSVNGRRVTGAAIVQDGDSVSFGRMAFRLSTN, encoded by the coding sequence GTGACATCCTCTTTCGAGTTCTCCACGTACCCCGCGCGGGTGACGGACGCGGAGCGCGACCGGGCGCTGGACGCACTCAAGGAGGGCGCGGCCGTCGGCAGGCTCTCGCACGACACGTTCCTGCGGCGCATGGAGCTCGTGCTCGCCGCCAGGCGGCCCGATGAACTGGCCGCCCTCACCGACGACCTGCGGACCGAGAACCGCTGGTCGCGGATGGTGCTCGGCGGTGTGGGCGCGGTCTCCGGGTTCACGATGAAGCTGCGCAGGGCCTGGCAGGCCGAGCGCCTGCCGAAGCTGCTGCTGCCCTCGCCCGACAGCGCCTTCCCGCTGCGCATCGGCCGCGACCCCGCCAACGGCCTGCGGCTGAGCCACGACACGGTGTCCCGCGTCCACGCCGAGCTGCGGCGACAGGGCGGGGTGTGGGTGCTGCGCGACCTCGGCTCGACCAACGGCACCTCCGTGAACGGCCGCAGGGTGACCGGCGCGGCGATCGTCCAGGACGGCGACTCGGTGAGCTTCGGCCGGATGGCGTTCCGCCTCTCGACGAACTGA
- a CDS encoding cytochrome P450, whose amino-acid sequence MASDPYPAFRALREGFPLVRDELLGAWVVSRYADVCGALVQEGLVAVPPGRTLTHMEGHTHRAHRALVEPALRGRAVAALAAGASRTAHVLARRIAAREEADLFTEFCQWLPTAAVMAALGLPHEDTARVQVWCRGGLTHLGGHHHELDACLRPHLDRRRAHPGTDLLSVLCGAEIDGRPLSDEAVCGLVGSLLGGGGEATALAFASFLANLLDDPQQLAVVRERRALIPAAWAESLRRDPPAPVVLRRAVRRVTVAGAPLPAGAVVACLVGAANRDPARFARPDRYDIHRSDPGRLAFGTGRHACPGAELAARTAEYGLRALLDALPGLRWAPGFRPAPRGLLTRGPRTLLVRPR is encoded by the coding sequence GTGGCGAGCGATCCGTACCCCGCGTTCCGGGCGCTGCGGGAGGGTTTCCCGCTGGTGCGCGACGAACTGCTCGGCGCGTGGGTCGTCAGCAGGTACGCGGACGTGTGCGGGGCGCTCGTCCAGGAGGGGCTCGTCGCGGTGCCGCCGGGGCGGACCCTCACGCACATGGAGGGCCACACGCACCGCGCCCACCGGGCCCTGGTCGAACCCGCGCTGCGGGGCCGCGCCGTCGCCGCCCTGGCCGCGGGCGCCTCGCGCACCGCCCACGTCCTCGCCCGCCGCATCGCCGCCCGCGAGGAGGCCGACCTCTTCACCGAGTTCTGCCAGTGGCTGCCGACCGCCGCGGTCATGGCGGCCCTGGGCCTGCCCCACGAAGACACCGCCCGCGTCCAGGTGTGGTGCCGCGGCGGCCTCACCCACCTCGGCGGCCACCACCACGAACTGGACGCCTGCCTGCGCCCCCACCTGGACCGCCGCAGGGCCCACCCGGGCACCGACCTGCTCTCCGTGCTGTGCGGCGCCGAGATCGACGGCAGGCCGCTCTCCGACGAGGCCGTGTGCGGACTCGTCGGCTCGCTGCTCGGCGGGGGCGGGGAGGCCACCGCGCTCGCGTTCGCCTCGTTCCTCGCCAACCTCCTGGACGACCCGCAGCAGCTGGCCGTCGTCCGCGAACGGCGCGCACTGATCCCCGCCGCCTGGGCGGAGTCCCTGCGCCGCGACCCGCCCGCCCCCGTCGTCCTGCGCCGCGCGGTCCGTCGGGTCACCGTGGCCGGAGCGCCCCTGCCCGCGGGGGCGGTCGTGGCGTGTCTGGTCGGCGCCGCCAACCGGGACCCCGCCCGGTTCGCCCGCCCGGACCGCTACGACATCCACCGCTCCGACCCCGGCCGCCTCGCGTTCGGCACCGGCCGCCACGCCTGCCCCGGCGCCGAGCTCGCCGCCCGCACCGCCGAGTACGGCCTGCGCGCCCTGCTCGACGCCCTGCCGGGCCTGCGCTGGGCCCCCGGGTTCAGACCGGCTCCCCGGGGGCTGCTGACCCGCGGCCCGCGGACTCTTCTCGTACGCCCCCGGTAG
- a CDS encoding MFS transporter yields the protein MAENTRDAYRTVLRMTGVPLPVVSFLGRLPVAMIQFGSVLLVTETSGSLATGGIVACALALGQVALGPFVGRLADRRGQRSVVLAFSLVNAVAIAAYTLGALAGLPTPALLALGALAGATVPGIGPLARARVVPLVRAKGGDDRLAGTVLSLESTMDELSFVLGPALVGLASVAGHPAYAFGLASLLVAVCGTAFALHPTGRTPKAVPEHPARARGGRPRLPRSVYVVRVGLLFLGVLLGACGAGITALTDELGRPGQAGLVYAAMGVMSAVVGLSMAALPERFGLIARWRVATAAAALLSLPLVWTDSLIGLYAVVTLFGAVYAPNLITGFALTERAVPPRRLAEGMTFAASAFVGGQAVTLAVAGRLAESHGAGAAFALGSAAAAVAFVIALIARHDPHRPDPSHRPHETYRTTAATVTVTPDAAAPQGSGPPA from the coding sequence ATGGCTGAGAACACACGGGACGCGTACCGCACAGTGCTCCGGATGACGGGGGTGCCGCTGCCGGTCGTCTCGTTCCTCGGCAGGCTCCCCGTCGCCATGATCCAGTTCGGCAGTGTGCTGCTGGTGACCGAGACCAGCGGATCGCTGGCCACCGGCGGGATCGTCGCCTGCGCGCTCGCGCTCGGCCAGGTGGCCCTGGGCCCGTTCGTCGGGCGCCTCGCGGACCGGCGCGGCCAGCGCTCCGTCGTCCTTGCCTTCTCCCTCGTCAACGCCGTGGCCATCGCGGCGTACACCCTGGGCGCCCTCGCCGGCCTTCCCACACCCGCCCTCCTCGCCCTCGGCGCGCTCGCGGGCGCGACCGTCCCCGGGATCGGCCCGCTGGCGAGGGCCCGCGTCGTCCCACTGGTCCGCGCCAAGGGCGGCGACGACCGGCTCGCCGGGACCGTGCTGTCCCTGGAGAGCACCATGGACGAGCTGTCCTTCGTCCTCGGCCCCGCCCTGGTGGGCCTCGCGTCCGTCGCGGGCCACCCGGCGTACGCCTTCGGTCTCGCCTCGCTCCTCGTCGCCGTCTGCGGCACGGCCTTCGCCCTGCACCCCACCGGACGTACGCCGAAGGCGGTCCCGGAGCACCCCGCACGCGCGCGTGGCGGACGCCCGCGCCTGCCGCGCTCCGTGTACGTGGTGCGGGTGGGGCTCCTGTTCCTCGGGGTGCTGCTCGGCGCCTGCGGCGCGGGCATCACCGCGCTCACCGACGAGCTCGGCCGACCCGGGCAGGCGGGTCTCGTGTACGCGGCGATGGGCGTCATGAGCGCGGTCGTCGGTCTCTCCATGGCCGCGCTGCCCGAACGCTTCGGGCTGATCGCCCGCTGGCGCGTGGCGACGGCCGCCGCGGCACTCCTGTCACTGCCCCTGGTGTGGACGGACAGCTTGATCGGCCTCTACGCAGTGGTCACTCTGTTCGGCGCCGTCTACGCGCCGAACCTCATCACCGGCTTCGCACTGACCGAGCGCGCCGTGCCGCCGCGGCGGCTCGCCGAGGGCATGACGTTCGCGGCGAGCGCGTTCGTCGGCGGCCAGGCGGTGACGCTCGCGGTGGCCGGGCGCCTCGCGGAGTCGCACGGCGCGGGGGCGGCGTTCGCCCTCGGCAGCGCGGCCGCGGCGGTCGCGTTCGTGATCGCGTTGATCGCCCGCCACGACCCGCACCGCCCCGACCCGTCACACCGCCCCCATGAGACGTACCGCACAACCGCCGCCACCGTCACCGTCACGCCGGACGCTGCAGCACCGCAAGGCTCCGGTCCGCCAGCGTGA
- the treY gene encoding malto-oligosyltrehalose synthase codes for MTPERPGPAAPPPPTATYRLQLQPDFPFAAAEAAVPHLASLGVSHLHLSPVLEAVPGSTHGYDVVDHARVRDELGGEDGLRSLSRTARQSGLGLVVDIVPNHMAAVPRHNHALWEVLREGPGSSYARWFDIDWDAGGGRVLMPFLGGRLGDELGQLRVDGNVLRYHEHAFPIREGTAGLPLPQLLDAQWYRLSWWRLARTELNYRRFFTISDLIGVRVEDPDVFDATHGKILQLLREDVVDGLRIDHPDGLADPGAYLQRLHEATGGRWTVVEKILADGERLPAAWPVAGTTGYDALRHVDGVLADPAGAGELLGQYRRFAAAPADRGGDWDATVRRAAYKVVTRELAAEVDRLTRAAGAICATVPALRDHAPWTLRTALRELLVRLPVYRPYVSGGDAPETVLTEQAAEEARAVFSVPEEARAVDVVRDLALGRVRAVGEAAEAADAMAGFRARFAQTASALRAKAVEDTAFYRHAPLLSAAEVGGAPERPAVPVEEFHAYCARVQRDWPYSGTVLTTHDTKRSADVRAGISVLTQCPGRWADLLAEVTEQTSRTGGTGAPDPQLAWAAWQTAVGFGFPYDQRLQNALLKHVREAGLHTSWTEQNEAYEKAVAAFVEAGPCGPPLYAVASFAREMDAHVRANVLGAALLHLTMPGVPDVYQGTEGEYRALVDPDNRRPARFQPHVLERLDSQRERWDLSEEKLALTAAALRLRGRRPELFGGAATYEPLAAQGPGAGHCVAFARSGEIVTAVTRLSLRLADAGGWRGTELALPPGRWTDLLAPGREFEGHARVEELFAASPVALLARVTGAGESPTGGVREESAGRGSAAPGEPV; via the coding sequence ATGACGCCGGAGCGCCCCGGCCCCGCGGCACCGCCGCCGCCCACCGCCACGTACCGGCTGCAGCTGCAGCCGGACTTCCCCTTCGCGGCCGCCGAGGCGGCCGTCCCCCATCTGGCCTCGCTCGGTGTCTCGCATCTGCACCTGTCACCGGTGCTCGAGGCGGTCCCTGGTTCCACGCACGGCTATGACGTCGTGGACCACGCGCGCGTGCGCGACGAGCTCGGCGGCGAGGACGGGCTGCGGTCCCTGTCCCGCACCGCCCGGCAGTCCGGGCTCGGTCTGGTCGTGGACATCGTGCCGAACCACATGGCGGCGGTGCCGCGCCACAACCACGCGCTGTGGGAGGTGCTGCGCGAGGGGCCCGGCTCGTCCTACGCGCGCTGGTTCGACATCGACTGGGACGCGGGCGGCGGGCGCGTCCTGATGCCGTTCCTCGGCGGCAGGCTCGGCGACGAGCTCGGACAGCTGCGGGTCGACGGGAACGTACTGCGCTATCACGAACACGCGTTCCCCATCCGGGAGGGCACGGCGGGGCTGCCGCTTCCGCAGCTCCTGGACGCGCAGTGGTACCGCCTGTCCTGGTGGCGGCTGGCCCGTACCGAGCTGAACTACCGGCGCTTCTTCACCATTTCCGATCTCATCGGGGTGCGCGTCGAGGACCCGGACGTCTTCGACGCGACACACGGGAAGATCCTGCAGCTGCTGCGCGAGGACGTCGTCGACGGGCTGCGGATCGACCATCCGGACGGTCTCGCGGACCCAGGGGCGTACCTCCAGAGGCTGCACGAGGCGACGGGCGGACGTTGGACGGTCGTCGAGAAGATCCTCGCCGACGGCGAGCGCCTGCCCGCCGCCTGGCCGGTGGCGGGCACCACCGGCTACGACGCGCTGCGGCACGTGGACGGCGTCCTCGCCGACCCCGCGGGCGCCGGTGAACTCCTCGGGCAGTACCGGCGCTTCGCCGCGGCCCCCGCCGACCGGGGCGGTGACTGGGACGCGACGGTGCGCCGGGCCGCGTACAAGGTCGTCACGCGCGAGCTGGCCGCGGAGGTGGACCGCCTCACCCGCGCGGCGGGCGCGATCTGCGCGACGGTCCCCGCGCTGCGCGACCACGCGCCGTGGACGCTGCGCACCGCCCTCAGGGAGCTGCTCGTCCGGCTTCCCGTCTACCGGCCGTACGTCTCCGGGGGCGACGCACCCGAGACGGTGCTCACCGAGCAGGCCGCCGAAGAGGCCAGGGCGGTGTTCAGCGTGCCCGAGGAGGCACGCGCGGTCGACGTCGTGCGCGACTTGGCGCTGGGGCGCGTCAGGGCCGTCGGAGAGGCCGCGGAGGCCGCCGACGCCATGGCCGGGTTCCGCGCCCGGTTCGCGCAGACCGCGTCCGCGCTGCGCGCCAAGGCCGTCGAGGACACCGCGTTCTACCGGCACGCGCCGCTCCTCTCGGCGGCGGAGGTGGGCGGCGCCCCCGAACGGCCCGCGGTGCCCGTGGAGGAGTTCCACGCGTACTGCGCGCGCGTGCAGCGCGACTGGCCCTACTCGGGCACGGTCCTGACGACGCACGACACCAAGCGCAGCGCGGACGTACGGGCGGGCATCTCCGTCCTGACGCAGTGTCCGGGCCGGTGGGCCGACCTCCTCGCCGAGGTCACCGAGCAGACCTCGCGGACGGGCGGCACGGGCGCGCCCGACCCGCAACTGGCCTGGGCGGCCTGGCAGACGGCCGTCGGCTTCGGGTTCCCCTACGACCAGCGGCTGCAGAACGCCCTCCTGAAGCACGTCCGCGAGGCGGGCCTGCACACGAGCTGGACCGAGCAGAACGAGGCGTACGAGAAGGCGGTGGCCGCGTTCGTGGAGGCGGGTCCGTGCGGGCCGCCGCTGTACGCGGTGGCGTCCTTCGCGCGGGAGATGGACGCGCATGTGCGGGCGAACGTCCTGGGGGCGGCGCTGCTGCACCTGACGATGCCCGGCGTGCCCGACGTCTACCAGGGCACGGAGGGCGAGTACCGCGCGCTGGTCGACCCCGACAACCGGCGGCCCGCCCGCTTCCAGCCGCACGTCCTGGAGCGGCTCGACTCCCAGCGGGAACGCTGGGACCTGTCAGAGGAGAAGCTGGCGCTCACGGCGGCGGCGCTGCGGTTGCGCGGGCGGCGGCCCGAGCTGTTCGGGGGCGCGGCGACGTACGAGCCGCTGGCCGCGCAGGGGCCCGGCGCCGGGCACTGTGTGGCGTTCGCGCGCTCCGGGGAGATCGTGACCGCCGTGACACGGCTGTCGCTGCGGCTCGCGGACGCGGGCGGCTGGCGCGGGACGGAGCTCGCGCTCCCGCCGGGCCGGTGGACCGATCTGCTCGCGCCGGGGCGGGAGTTCGAGGGGCACGCGCGCGTGGAGGAGCTGTTCGCCGCGTCACCGGTGGCACTCCTGGCGCGCGTCACCGGTGCCGGGGAGTCTCCTACCGGGGGCGTACGAGAAGAGTCCGCGGGCCGCGGGTCAGCAGCCCCCGGGGAGCCGGTCTGA
- the glgX gene encoding glycogen debranching protein GlgX: MQVWPGQAYPLGATYDGAGTNFAVFSEAAERVELCLLHDDGSETAVELRESDAFVRHAYLPGVMPGQRYGFRVHGPYAPEQGHRCNSAKLLLDPYARAVSGRIDWGEEVYGYHFDEPDERNDMDSAPHMMTSVVVNPYFDWGDDRPPRTPYHETVLYEAHVKGLTMLHPDLPEELRGSYAALGHPAIIEHLTGLGVTALELMPVHQFVNDHRLVDMGLNNYWGYNTIGFFAPHNAYASWGDRGEQVLEFKQAVKALHEANIEVILDVVYNHTAEGNHLGPTLSYKGLDNASYYRLTDDPRYYMDTTGTGNSLLMRSPHVLQMIMDSLRHWVQDMHVDGFRFDLAATLARQFHEVDRLSSFFDLVQQDPVVSQVKLIAEPWDVGEGGYQVGNFPPLWTEWNGMYRDTVRDLWRGEQRTLAEFASRLTGSSDLYQDDGRRPLASINFTTCHDGFTLHDLVSYNEKHNHANGEDNQDGESHNRSWNCGAEGETDDPDILALRARQMRNFTATLMLSQGVPMLSHGDEFARTQSGNNNAYCQDNELAWVRWPDGENSLLTFTRTMAMLRRDHPVFRRRRFFHGRPVQGTHDELSDIAWFTPEGDEMEQPDWDSSQARALSVFLNGNAISEPGPRGERISDDSFLLLFNASPDAIEFVVPVNHGRQWQLVIDTAREDGVPPEPGPKVRAGDRITLADRSLAVLQRPA, from the coding sequence ATGCAGGTCTGGCCTGGGCAGGCGTATCCCTTAGGTGCCACGTACGACGGAGCGGGCACGAATTTCGCGGTCTTCTCCGAGGCCGCCGAGCGAGTGGAGCTGTGTCTGCTGCACGACGACGGCTCGGAGACCGCCGTCGAGCTGCGCGAGTCCGACGCGTTCGTGCGGCACGCGTACCTGCCCGGCGTCATGCCGGGCCAGCGGTACGGCTTCCGTGTGCACGGCCCGTACGCACCGGAGCAGGGGCACCGGTGCAACTCCGCCAAGCTGCTCCTCGATCCGTACGCGCGCGCGGTGAGCGGGCGCATCGACTGGGGGGAGGAGGTGTACGGCTACCACTTCGACGAGCCCGACGAGCGCAACGACATGGACTCGGCGCCGCACATGATGACGTCGGTCGTGGTCAACCCCTACTTCGACTGGGGCGACGACCGGCCCCCGCGCACCCCGTACCACGAAACGGTGCTCTACGAAGCGCACGTCAAGGGCCTGACGATGCTGCATCCGGACCTTCCGGAGGAGCTCCGCGGGTCGTACGCGGCGCTGGGGCACCCGGCGATCATCGAGCACCTCACGGGCCTCGGCGTCACCGCCCTGGAGCTGATGCCGGTCCACCAGTTCGTGAACGACCACCGCCTGGTCGACATGGGCCTGAACAATTACTGGGGCTACAACACCATCGGCTTCTTCGCCCCGCACAACGCGTACGCCTCCTGGGGCGACCGCGGCGAGCAGGTCCTGGAGTTCAAGCAGGCCGTCAAGGCGCTCCACGAGGCGAACATCGAGGTGATCCTCGACGTCGTCTACAACCACACCGCCGAGGGCAACCACCTGGGTCCGACGCTCTCCTACAAGGGCCTCGACAACGCCTCGTACTACCGCCTGACCGACGACCCCCGCTACTACATGGACACCACGGGGACCGGCAACTCGCTCCTGATGCGTTCGCCCCACGTCCTCCAGATGATCATGGATTCGCTGCGGCACTGGGTCCAGGACATGCACGTGGACGGGTTCCGCTTCGACCTCGCGGCGACGCTGGCGCGTCAGTTCCACGAGGTGGACCGGCTGTCGTCCTTCTTCGACCTCGTGCAGCAGGACCCGGTGGTGAGCCAGGTGAAGCTGATCGCCGAGCCCTGGGACGTCGGCGAGGGCGGCTACCAGGTGGGCAACTTCCCGCCGCTGTGGACCGAGTGGAACGGCATGTACCGCGACACGGTGCGCGATCTGTGGCGCGGCGAGCAGCGCACCCTCGCGGAGTTCGCGTCGCGGCTCACCGGCTCGTCCGACCTCTACCAGGACGACGGGCGGCGCCCTCTCGCGTCCATCAACTTCACCACCTGCCACGACGGTTTCACCCTGCACGACCTCGTCTCGTACAACGAGAAGCACAACCACGCCAACGGTGAGGACAACCAGGACGGCGAGAGCCACAACCGGTCCTGGAACTGCGGCGCGGAGGGTGAGACGGACGATCCGGACATCCTGGCGCTGCGCGCGCGGCAGATGCGGAACTTCACCGCCACACTGATGCTCTCGCAGGGTGTGCCGATGCTGAGTCACGGCGACGAGTTCGCGCGCACGCAGTCCGGCAACAACAACGCGTACTGCCAGGACAACGAACTGGCGTGGGTGCGCTGGCCGGACGGTGAGAACTCCCTCCTCACCTTCACCCGGACGATGGCGATGCTCCGGCGCGACCATCCGGTCTTCCGCAGGCGCCGCTTCTTCCACGGCAGGCCGGTGCAGGGCACGCACGACGAGCTGTCCGACATCGCCTGGTTCACCCCGGAGGGTGATGAGATGGAGCAGCCGGACTGGGACTCGTCGCAGGCGCGGGCGCTCAGCGTGTTCCTGAACGGCAACGCCATCTCGGAGCCGGGGCCGCGCGGGGAGCGGATCTCCGACGACTCGTTCCTGCTCCTGTTCAACGCGTCCCCCGACGCGATCGAGTTCGTGGTGCCGGTCAACCACGGCCGTCAGTGGCAGCTCGTGATCGACACCGCGCGCGAGGACGGGGTGCCGCCGGAGCCCGGACCGAAGGTGCGGGCCGGCGACCGGATCACGCTGGCGGACCGGAGCCTTGCGGTGCTGCAGCGTCCGGCGTGA